The following coding sequences lie in one Musa acuminata AAA Group cultivar baxijiao chromosome BXJ3-1, Cavendish_Baxijiao_AAA, whole genome shotgun sequence genomic window:
- the LOC103995287 gene encoding auxin response factor 11, producing MSSVQTNVRVCGLKNAAALLDEMKLLGEVPSKPSARKVLNSELWHACAGPLVSLPQPGSLVYYFPQGHIEQVTSSTRKIANSQIPAYTDLPSQFMCQVRNVTLHADKEMDEIYALMTLQPVTSENDVFPIPDLGHTRCKHPTEFFCKILTVSDTSKHGGFSVPRRAAEKLFPQLDYSMQPPNQELIVRDLHDNLWTFRHIYRGHPKRHLLTTGWSLFVGAKKLKAGDSVLFLRDENSQLLLGVRCTNRKLTALTSSVLSADSMHIGVLAAAAHAAASRSPFTVLYNPRACPSEFIIPMTKYHKAAYTQVSIGMRFGMMFETEESSKRRYMGTIVGISDYDPVRWPNSRWRNLQVEWYEHGYGERPDRVSLWEIETPESIFAFPNVTSSLKRQCLPGYVGPAINNQFVNLNPFTNPTEDGNVNTQHFFAGFGSENFSRLLNKPWNSNCDGLLGHHQSICAGILQNVRSCELSKSFSVIMPALHTMGSSTQREVVTTAAMQQKQHFSTHFSTAENAATSSADLSLMANSNNFEPTETFQLSCISDSGTPQCITTDIQEYFGTQLNSLGDELLVQGILSSEVHDLDVQGDCTVLQGVSNSYVIMDLFEESNNQGETIGNLHLDPINESMDMSHVPGAAMDGPSPIGSSRFQIPSVIPVCNFTSNQESVSHITSTRMTDSVFSLQDVPDSSAGTSSAIIATNDCSLYRGSRKQACQQPLRTYTKVQKVGSVGRSIDVTRFSNYYELRSAVACMFGLEGQLDDPRGSEWKLVYIDYENDVLLVGDDPWEEFINCVKCIRILSPYEVQKMSQEGMQLMDGFACTIK from the exons ATGTCTTCCGTTCAAACAAATGTCCGAGTCTGCGGTCTAAAAAACGCTGCAGCACTGCTAGATGAAATGAAGCTCTTGGGTGAAGTTCCAAGCAAGCCAA GTGCAAGAAAGGTGTTAAATTCTGAGCTTTGGCATGCCTGTGCTGGACCACTTGTATCATTGCCTCAACCTGGAAGCCTAGTATACTATTTTCCACAGGGACACATTGAACAG GTGACTTCTTCAACTAGAAAAATAGCAAACTCACAGATTCCTGCCTACACAGATCTCCCATCTCAATTTATGTGCCAAGTTCGCAATGTTACACTACAT GCTGACAAGGAGATGGATGAAATATATGCTCTGATGACCCTTCAGCCAGTAACTTCT GAAAATGATGTCTTTCCTATTCCAGATCTAGGTCATACTAGATGTAAGCACCCAACTGAGTTCTTCTGTAAGATTTTAACTGTAAGTGATACTAGCAAACATGGTGGATTCTCAGTACCTCGAAGGGCTGCTGAAAAGCTATTTCCACAGTTG GATTATTCAATGCAACCTCCAAATCAGGAACTTATCGTCAGGGATTTGCACGATAACTTGTGGACATTTCGACACATCTATCGTG GACACCCGAAGAGACATCTTTTGACCACTGGATGGAGTCTCTTTGTGGGTGCAAAAAAGCTTAAAGCTGGTGATTCTGTTTTGTTTCTCAG GGATGAGAACTCGCAGCTACTCTTGGGTGTTAGATGTACCAACCGTAAACTAACAGCCCTAACATCATCTGTACTTTCCGCTGACAGTATGCATATTGGTGTCCTTGCTGCAGCAGCTCATGCTGCGGCAAGTAGGAGCCCATTCACTGTGCTCTATAATCCTAG AGCATGTCCTTCTGAGTTTATAATTCCTATGACCAAGTATCATAAAGCTGCATATACCCAGGTATCAATTGGGATGAGATTTGGCATGATGTTTGAAACTGAGGAGTCAAGTAAACGCAG ATACATGGGCACAATTGTAGGTATCAGTGATTATGATCCTGTCAGATGGCCTAATTCAAGGTGGCGAAACCTGCAA GTGGAATGGTATGAACATGGTTATGGAGAAAGACCTGATAGGGTCAGCTTATGGGAAATTGAAACCCCAGAAAGTATTTTTGCATTTCCTAATGTAACTTCAAGTTTAAAAAGGCAATGTCTTCCTGGATATGTAG GTCCTGCAATAAACAATCAGTTTGTAAATTTGAACCCATTTACAAATCCAACCGAAGATGGAAATGTCAACACACAGCACTTCTTCGCTGGTTTTGGGTCAGAAAATTTTTCGAGGCTTCTTAACAAGCCTTGGAATTCTAATTGTGATGGCCTGCTTGGACATCACCAGTCCATATGTGCCGGTATTTTGCAGAATGTTAGAAGCTGTGAACTCTCAAAAAGTTTCTCAGTAATTATGCCAGCACTGCATACAATGGGAAGTTCTACTCAGCGGGAAGTAGTCACCACAGCAGCAATGCAGCAGAAACAACATTTCTCTACACATTTCTCTACTGCTGAAAATGCTGCAACTTCCTCTGCAGATTTATCTTTGATGGCAAATTCCAACAATTTTGAGCCCACAGAGACATTTCAGCTCTCTTGCATTTCGGATTCTGGAACACCCCAGTGCATCACAACAGATATTCAAGAATATTTTGGCACACAATTAAACTCCCTAGGTGATGAGCTGCTTGTCCAAGGCATCCTTTCATCTGAGGTTCACGACTTAGATGTTCAAGGAGACTGCACTGTGTTGCAGGGTGTATCTAACTCATATGTGATAATGGACTTGTTCGAGGAGAGTAACAACCAGGGTGAGACAATTGGCAATCTCCATCTTGACCCTATCAATGAAAGCATGGATATGAGCCATGTTCCAGGTGCAGCCATGGACGGCCCCAGTCCAATAGGATCTTCCAGGTTTCAAATTCCTTCTGTGATTCCAGTTTGTAATTTCACTTCAAATCAGGAATCAGTGTCTCACATTACTTCAACAAGAATGACAGACTCAGTATTCTCGCTACAAGACGTCCCTGACAGCTCTGCAGGTACATCATCTGCCATCATAGCTACGAATGATTGCAGCTTATACCGAGGTTCCCGGAAGCAAGCATGTCAACAACCTTTAAGAACATACACTAAG GTTCAAAAAGTAGGATCTGTTGGAAGATCAATTGATGTAACACGCTTTAGTAATTATTATGAATTGAGATCTGCAGTTGCCTGCATGTTTGGATTAGAGGGACAACTGGATGATCCACGTGGTTCAGAATGGAAGCTTGTTTATATAGATTACGAAAATGATGTTCTTCTGGTTGGGGATGATCCTTGGGA